Genomic segment of Candidatus Planktophila sp.:
CAACCAGTTAATTGAGATAAGAATAGAAGTTAGGAATAACTTTGCTGCCACTTTCGGGCGGCGCATAGTTTCACGAGTAGCGCGTAAAGATTTTGTGATTGCTAAGATAATGATACAAAAGACCAGCGTCCAAACTGCACGATGTGAAACTATTTCAAGTGCTGAAGCAGGTTCCAGGAGCGGCCAATACAGCGGAAAAGCACCCCAAAGAACATAGGCGCTCACTCCAAAGAGTAGGCCCGTTTTGTGGTGGCTCAATTATCTAAAGTTCGTAAATTGAACTGCAAAATCCCAGCCACCATCTTTAATCATCGCCATAGTTTCTTGCAAGTCATCGCGGCTCTTTGACGTTACCCGTAGTTCATCACCCTGAATTTGAGTCTTTATAGATTTAGGTCCCTCGTCGCGTAAAAACTTCGCAATCTTTTTCGCGTTCTCAGTTGAAATTCCCTCTTTCAAAGGTGCGGCAATCTTGTAAATCTTGCCGGATAAGAAAGGTGCACCTGGATCTAAATGCTTTAAAGATACTCCGCGCTTGATCATCTTATCTTTGACCACATCAAGTGCTGCTTTAGCTCTCTCCTCAGTATCAGCCTCAATCAAAATCTTTTCACCCTCTAACTCGATCTTTGAGCCCGTATTTTTAAAATCAAAGCGAGTATCAATCTCGCGTATCGCCTGGTTAATGGCGTTATCGAGCTCCATACGGTCAATCTTGGAGGTTACGTCAAAACTGCTATCTGCTGCCACTTTGGGGCTCCATTCACTCGAAAAAGCGCGGTTTGTGCGCCTACTCGCCTAAGGTATCCTTTCCCTTCGCACTATCCATAATTGCCGCATAACTTGTTCGACCTTGGCGGGTTGCCCGAGCGGCCAATGGGAGGGGACTGTAAATCCCCCGGCTCTGCCTTCGAAGGTTCAAATCCTTCACCCGCCACCAGTAAGACATCATGAAAATGAGCGTGAGTTCCGTATTTAGTTGTATTCAAAACGCATTCTCTCACTAACCACTGACAATTTCTAGTGCGCTCAAATTGCAGGTGTAGGCAATCGTTTCATACCAAATCAATACTGAAAAATAAATAGAATTTCCTCCCCCCAAGGTTAAATTAGGTCTAGTTGATTAATTCACCAGGGCTTACGTATAGTTGTCACAATTCTAAATAATAACAACGTGCCCGTAAAAACAAACTACAAACCACGATTGGCTCTTAAAATTGGTGGTGAAATTACTCAAAATGTAGTTCAATTAAGACCCAGTGAACAGTTGGCTAAAACTTGGAGAAATTTTATCTTGAGTATAGACATAAAGTCGGAGCTATATTTTGGATTGAATTCGACAATTTTACAGAACGAAGTATTGAGATTGCGAATAATTCCTGATTTAGGTTGCAAAATTGTAGAGATATTCGATAAAGAAAATCAGCATGAATGGCTCTGGTCTGATAAGTCGCGTCCAATAAAGTTAGCTGAATATGGTGATGCTTACGACAAATATGACATCAGTGGTTTCGACGAGTGTTTTCCCAATATCGGAATATCTAAATATCCTGAGAAAGATGAAATCGAATTACCAGACCATGGTGAGATTTGGTCCTTGCCGTGGAAAGTAGAAAATACCGAACTAGGTATTACCGCAACTGTAATTGGAAAAATCTTTGAGTACCGATTTTCCAGAAGAATTTCATTAATAGGTCGCAAGATATTAATTAATTATTCTGCTTCGAATATTGGGAAAATTGACATTACCTATTTGTGGTCGGCTCATCCGCTCTTCAAAATCGATGACGATATGAAAATTGAGATTTCTGGAAACCCAAAGATGTTGAAGGAGTTTGGCTTTGGCGGACGAATTGGTGATGATGGCGAGGCTTGGCACGGCGGTCACTTATCAGAACATACCTGGCCAATAGTCTTAAGTAGAAACGGAAATCTAAGCGATATTAGTGAGGTTTCGCTTTCGAAAATTTTGACGGATAAAGTTGTTTTAGATGCGCCAACTGACGGGATAGTCAAACTTAGAAAACTCAACTCTAATCGGATTTTATCAATGAAATTTGAACCAAATAAAATTCCATATCTTGGAATTTGTTTTAACTTCGCCGCTTGGCCATTAACGGGTGAACCAGCAACTTGGGTAGCGCTGGAACCAACTACCGGAAGAACCGATCGATTAGATGAGTGTAAGAGTTTAGACAGTGCGAAAATTCTGAAAGCGAATGAAAGCAAGGACTGGCAGTTAGAACTAGAGATTAATTGAAGAGAACTGTCTTATTGCCCTTAATCCCTGGATCTATCACGAAAGTCATCCCTGACTTTGGATTTTCTGTATCGTCGGTGCTGGCTGTAGTAATTACTAACATATCTAGATTTTCGCCTGCAAATGCGCATGAAGTAATATTTTTCACGGGCATTTTTATTTCATGAGTTTTCTTGCCTCTACTGTCATATCGTCGGATGTGTGAACCTCCCCAAAAACCTACCCACATGCCGCCACCAGAATCTGAGCAACCTCCATCCGGCATGCCGTCCTTCTCCTCAAATGTCACTAATGTTCGACGATTAGTAATCCCATGATCTGAATAATCGAATCTATCTAATTGCATTGTTAACGTATCGATGTAATAGAAATATGATCCATCAGGGGACCAATCCAATCCGTTACTTATAGAAACCGAGGAGAGTAATTTAGTAATTGACTTTCCGTCCTTTGAGAATTTATAGAGAGAACCAGCGCCTTCTTTACCATCAAATGCCATTGTTCCTGCAAATAGTTCACCATTAGGTGCAACCTTCGCATCATTCCATCGAACTGGAATTTTTAGTGGCTCAGATTCAGCCTCAAGCCAACTTGGCAATGGTGACTCAGTTCCATCGATGTCTCTAAGTGTTGCACCAGATGAATGCCCGACAACAACTCCAAAATTCTTCCTTGGAAGCGCAAAACCAACTTCTGCGGGGGTTTCAAATGATCCAAACTCTCCAGAAATAATATCTCGCCATAAAACCTTAAAAGACAAGATATCAATCCACATCACATGGTTGTTTGTTTGGCCGCTAGAGGTAGGTCCTTCTCCCAGCACACAACGACGTTCATCAAATATTTCGATATTCATTTTATCTCAAGCATTTTTTGAAGGGTTTTATCGCTAATTCTTCATCTTAAGTGTAGAAATCCATACCGCAATAATCATCACCGCACCGACAACTGCCTCAAGTAAAAATGGATTCAAACCAAGCATTACCAACCCTTGAAGAATTACTTGAAGGAAAAGAATTCCAATGAATGCTCCGGTTAGCGAACCACCACCACCAGTCAATTTAATACCGCCTACAGCCGCTGCAGCGATAACACTCAATTCCCAACCAAGGCCAGTTACGGCATCAGATCTTTCAAGTTTGCTCATCAATAAAATTCCGGCAAAGGCTGACAATGCGCCACAGAGTGTAAAGAGACCAATTTTTATTTTATCAACTTTTATCCCAGATAGTTTTGCCGCCACTTGATTGCCGCCGATTAAATAGAATTGGCGACCAAGCACACTTCGTCGAACGAATTGGTCAGCAATAATGAAGAGTATTAAGAAAATCCATACTGCAGTCGGGAAACCTAAAATCATCGGTCTTGATAAATTACCAGTACCCTTTGGCAGTGGATAGACCGGGTCGCCTCCGCTTAGTACATATGAAATTCCGCGGGCTAAGAAGAGCATTGAAAGCGTTGTGATGAAAGCCGGAATTCCAACTCTTATTGTGATAAATCCATTTAAAAATCCGACGAATGCACCTATGCCAATTCCGATTATTACTGCAACTGGTAATGGCAAATTCCAATCGGCAAGCATTAGACCTGTTGTGATTGTGCCCAAAGATGCAACTGCACCAACTGAAAGATCAAGCTCCCCAACGATCATTAAGAGAGCTTGCCCAATTAAAACTATTCCAGTATAAATAACGGTCACCAATAGAATCTTTAAACTGGCAAGTGAAGCAAAATAGGGGTTGAAAGCTGAAAAGAGAATTAAAGTAGCAATAAAAACTATAAATAGTCCGAGTTCGGGAATTTTTTGAAAGATTTGAACTCGCTTCTTCGAATTTAGACTCAAAGTTGTCATGATGCTTCAAACTCCTAACTCAATAAATAACTCTAACCTGGCGATAATTGTCGACTCATGGTTCGCGTTCTTTTCAATAAATATGACGACTTGCATTCTTGAAATACCCCCCAAGAATGCTTGAAATACCCCCCAAGAATCTATTGACTTTTAACGCCGACTACTGAAGCATACTTGACAATCGTTAATTGTAAACAGTATTAGTCTGTTTCTCTTGATGCCCACTCTAGGAGGAGGATTTACGGAAAATGGTGAAAGAAAAGAAAAGTAGCAAAGCTATATTTAAAACATTGGCAATATTTTCAGTTTCAGCGCTCTTGTTATCAGCTTGCTCATCGAAAGCAGAAGAGAGTGTTGCCACTGACGATGCTGGTGGAACTGCAGCTTCAAAGGTGTACACACCCATGGCAGCAGCGCCATGCGATGTCAGCGAAAAATCAATTACATTCTTGTCAGTGCTTAAGGGACACC
This window contains:
- a CDS encoding YajQ family cyclic di-GMP-binding protein; this encodes MAADSSFDVTSKIDRMELDNAINQAIREIDTRFDFKNTGSKIELEGEKILIEADTEERAKAALDVVKDKMIKRGVSLKHLDPGAPFLSGKIYKIAAPLKEGISTENAKKIAKFLRDEGPKSIKTQIQGDELRVTSKSRDDLQETMAMIKDGGWDFAVQFTNFR
- a CDS encoding SMP-30/gluconolactonase/LRE family protein; protein product: MNIEIFDERRCVLGEGPTSSGQTNNHVMWIDILSFKVLWRDIISGEFGSFETPAEVGFALPRKNFGVVVGHSSGATLRDIDGTESPLPSWLEAESEPLKIPVRWNDAKVAPNGELFAGTMAFDGKEGAGSLYKFSKDGKSITKLLSSVSISNGLDWSPDGSYFYYIDTLTMQLDRFDYSDHGITNRRTLVTFEEKDGMPDGGCSDSGGGMWVGFWGGSHIRRYDSRGKKTHEIKMPVKNITSCAFAGENLDMLVITTASTDDTENPKSGMTFVIDPGIKGNKTVLFN
- a CDS encoding ABC transporter permease: MTTLSLNSKKRVQIFQKIPELGLFIVFIATLILFSAFNPYFASLASLKILLVTVIYTGIVLIGQALLMIVGELDLSVGAVASLGTITTGLMLADWNLPLPVAVIIGIGIGAFVGFLNGFITIRVGIPAFITTLSMLFLARGISYVLSGGDPVYPLPKGTGNLSRPMILGFPTAVWIFLILFIIADQFVRRSVLGRQFYLIGGNQVAAKLSGIKVDKIKIGLFTLCGALSAFAGILLMSKLERSDAVTGLGWELSVIAAAAVGGIKLTGGGGSLTGAFIGILFLQVILQGLVMLGLNPFLLEAVVGAVMIIAVWISTLKMKN